A single Nerophis ophidion isolate RoL-2023_Sa linkage group LG26, RoL_Noph_v1.0, whole genome shotgun sequence DNA region contains:
- the LOC133543392 gene encoding desmoglein-2.1-like, producing the protein MIVTCVCLLLALQSVEAGREGALSRQKRHWVPPPKPLKENKDYTRDTSVAKIHSDFDDGKGNLQYSLEGIGANQSPFNVFVVDRRTGLIRVTQVLDREKISSYNLSGVATYNNGILAEKNIDIRFKVMDENDNPPVFAASLPGAVNELSPIGTSVMQITATDADEPGNPNSQIFYSIVNQIPAGSGNMFGIGTDGTIFVNQEGLDREDVDSYTLTVRGQDLNGAAGGNSATSTVVVKINDVNDNVPTLEKEVYEGNIEENTYDVEVMRFQAEDLDLEGTENWESEFVITKGNEAGYFSIISEPKTNTGILMLDKAVDYENVKNLDLGVAVRNKAGPYSESTISFGGGAGGGGAGGGGAGGGGGGGGGGGGGGGGGGGGGGGGGGGGGGGSTSSSSWSSTSWQSSTYKTYPVKINVKNQREGPHFEPKVKVITMSEGGSTNIQDIIARYQATDQDTGKAAEKVRYVKGSDPDNWLTIDPDTAEIKMNKMPDRESVYLVNGTYYAQVLCISEDMPSSTATGTVAIQVEDFNDHCPTLTSTIETLCLPNDAVFVTAVDEDDFPNGAPFTFEIIPEGTEGKWLVEHLNDTTAILRTQESLWPGLQEVELLVKDEQGVACPEPQKVTVQACTCEDGVICGRRGAQGQPDKKTELGPAGIGLLLLGLLLLLLIPLLLLFCQCGAAPDFAKINIDTKSHLINYSTEGQGENTEVPLMNMPTQVDAGDISMANEPGQYNMFVGNNMIESAVGMRNIRDSGFEIRTAGESYDDIALPHHILREYYAQKMNSGGDLAVKDALLAYDFEGQGSAAGSVGCCSLLESDNDLQFLDDLGPKFKTLAEVCGGKKIQQDVVVPVVPEPRPEPPKLPPVVPKVEQTVIKETDRSQVLKSNTTTTVVEGVQNQGQMFLLQQQSPVYYTTTAPVMQSMQYMVQPQVQNTMLLTEAPVTNMQGMMLAAPTQGMLMSGGQAQGPGMVLVTGTQAAPAQGMMVQGGKVVSGKKAHGPGMVMVTSTQAASGPGMIFQGQTMVTSGKARAPKSGVHTSGANLINTGGLASSQLVMEGKAPVGKGKVRSSQTSLKQGGILLQGGSAGVQGQPQGGILLQGGSAGVQGQPQGGILLQGGSAGVQGQPQGGILLQGGLASMQGQTQGGILLPGGLASMQGQPQGGILLQGGLASMQGQPQGGILLPGRLASMQGQPLLAEGGVSLKSNIPASQSSMTTKSSTTVGRVPTYRKVVVQEEKLTEL; encoded by the exons CTCCAAAGCGTGGAGGCTGGCAGGGAAGGCGCTCTGTCGAGACAAAAAAGGCACTGGGTGCCGCCGCCAAAACCACTGAAGGAAAATAAGGACTACACTCGGGACACATCGGTGGCCAAG ATCCATTCCGACTTCGATGACGGCAAAGGCAACCTGCAATACTCCCTAGAAGGGATCGGTGCCAACCAGTCTCCCTTCAACGTGTTTGTGGTGGACCGTAGGACCGGATTAATCCGGGTGACCCAAGTGCTGGACAGGGAGAAAATCAGCAGCTACAAT CTGTCAGGCGTCGCCACGTACAATAACGGCATTTTGGCggaaaaaaatattgacatacgCTTCAAGGTCATGGACGAGAACGACAACCCCCCGGTGTTCGCCGCCAGCTTGCCCGGGGCGGTGAACGAACTCAGCCCTATAG GGACCTCCGTCATGCAAATCACAGCGACCGATGCTGATGAACCAGGGAATCCCAACTCTCAGATCTTCTATAGCATTGTGAATCAGATCCCAGCAGGGTCCGGGAACATGTTCGGCATAGGGACTGATGGAACCATCTTCGTCAATCAGGAGGGCTTGGACAGAGAG GATGTAGATTCGTACACGCTGACAGTGAGAGGTCAGGACCTAAACGGCGCAGCGGGCGGGAACAGTGCCACAAGTACTGTCGTCGTTAAAATCAACGACGTGAACGACAACGTTCCCACTCTGGAAAAGGAGGTG TATGAGGGCAACATTGAGGAGAACACCTACGATGTGGAGGTGATGCGATTCCAAGCAgaagacttggacttggagggcACGGAAAACTGGGAATCTGAGTTTGTCATCACCAAGGGCAACGAGGCTGGCTACTTCAGCATCATATCAGAACCAAAGACCAACACGGGCATCCTCATGCTTGATAAG GCAGTGGACTATGAAAATGTGAAGAACCTGGATCTAGGGGTCGCTGTAAGGAACAAGGCTGGACCCTACAGTGAAAGTACCATTAGTTTCGGTGGAGGAGCGGGTGGAGGAGGAGCGGGTGGAGGAGGAGCGGGCGGAGGAGGTGGCGGTGGAGGTGGCGGTGGAGGTGGCGGAGGAGGTGGCGGTGGAGGTGGCGGTGGAGGTGGCGGAGGAGGCGGCGGTGGATCAACTTCATCATCATCCTGGTCATCAACATCATGGCAAAGCTCGACATATAAGACCTATCCCGTCAAAATCAACGTAAAGAATCAGCGTGAAGGACCACATTTTGAGCCCAAAGTCAAAGTGATCACCATGTCAGAGGGAGGCTCCACCAACATTCAGGACATTATTGCCCGTTACCAAGCAACAGACCAAGACACTGGGAAAGCAGCTGAGAAAGTCAG ATATGTTAAAGGCTCTGACCCTGACAACTGGCTCACCATTGACCCGGACACGGCTGAGATCAAAATGAACAAGATGCCTGACAGAGAGTCTGTGTACCTGGTTAATGGGACATACTACGCCCAAGTACTCTGCATTTCAGAAG ACATGCCTTCGAGCACCGCCACTGGCACTGTGGCCATCCAGGTAGAAGATTTTAACGACCACTGTCCCACCCTGACCAGTACCATCGAGACTCTGTGCCTTCCAAACGATGCTGTTTTTGTCACCGCTGTTGACGAAGATGACTTCCCAAACGGAGCTCCTTTCACTTTTGAAATCATCCCAGAGGGCACAGAAGGAAAATGGCTGGTGGAGCATCTAAATG ATACTACTGCCATCCTCAGGACCCAGGAGTCCCTGTGGCCTGGTTTACAGGAGGTGGAATTGCTGGTAAAGGACGAGCAAGGGGTAGCATGCCCGGAACCGCAGAAGGTGACTGTCCAAGCGTGTACCTGCGAGGACGGAGTGATTTGTGGAAGACGAGGCGCCCAGGGTCAGCCAGACAAAAAAACAGAGTTAGGACCTGCAGGAATCGGACTTCTTTTGCTTGGCCTGCTTCTTCTACTAC TTATCCCTCTACTCCTGCTCTTCTGCCAATGTGGTGCCGCTCCAGACTTTGCCAAGATAAATATTGACACCAAATCTCACCTCATTAATTACAGCACCGAGGGCCAAGGAGAGAACACG GAAGTGCCACTAATGAACATGCCGACACAAGTGGACGCAGGGGACATCTCCATGGCAAATGAACCAGGCCAGTACAACATGTTTGTAGGGAACAACATGATAGAGTCCGCAGTGGGAATGAGAAACATACGAGACAGTGGGTTTGAAATTAGAACGGCGGGAGAAAGCTATGATGACATAGCCCTACCACATCACATCCTCAGAGAGTACTATGCACAG AAGATGAACAGTGGAGGAGATCTTGCTGTGAAAGATGCTCTCTTGGCGTATGACTTTGAAGGTCAAGGCTCCGCCGCTGGCTCAGTGGGCTGCTGCAGTCTCCTTGAATCTGACAACGACTTGCAGTTCCTCGATGATCTTGGGCCAAAGTTCAAGACCCTGGCAGAGGTGTGCGGTGGCAAGAAAATCCAACAAGACGTTGTCGTCCCAGTTGTGCCCGAACCCCGACCAGAACCTCCTAAGCTGCCACCAGTTGTCCCTAAAGTAGAACAAACTGTGATCAAAGAGACGGATCGCTCACAGGTGTTGAAGAGCAACACAACGACCACAGTGGTAGAAGGGGTACAAAATCAAGGCCAGATGTTCCTGCTCCAACAGCAGTCGCCTGTCTACTACACCACCACTGCCCCTGTGATGCAGTCCATGCAGTACATGGTCCAGCCACAAGTTCAGAACACCATGCTACTGACTGAGGCACCAGTTACTAACATGCAGGGCATGATGTTAGCAGCACCCACACAAGGCATGCTAATGTCTGGTGGACAAGCCCAAGGCCCCGGCATGGTGCTGGTTACTGGCACCCAAGCAGCACCTGCACAAGGCATGATGGTCCAAGGAGGGAAGGTGGTCTCTGGTAAAAAGGCTCATGGACCTGGCATGGTGATGGTTACTAGCACACAGGCAGCCTCTGGACCAGGCATGATATTTCAGGGCCAAACAATGGTAACCAGCGGAAAAGCTAGAGCCCCCAAAAGTGGGGTCCATACCAGTGGAGCAAATCTGATCAACACTGGAGGCCTAGCAAGCTCCCAACTCGTGATGGAAGGCAAAGCCCCTGTAGGGAAAGGGAAAGTGAGGTCAAGCCAAACCTCCCTCAAACAAGGTGGCATTCTACTGCAAGGAGGGTCCGCTGGCGTACAAGGCCAACCCCAAGGTGGCATTCTACTGCAAGGAGGGTCCGCTGGCGTACAAGGCCAACCCCAAGGTGGCATCCTACTGCAAGGAGGGTCCGCTGGCGTACAAGGCCAACCCCAAGGTGGCATCCTACTACAAGGAGGATTGGCTAGCATGCAAGGCCAAACCCAAGGTGGCATCCTACTGCCAGGAGGGTTGGCTAGCATGCAAGGCCAACCCCAAGGTGGCATCCTACTGCAAGGAGGATTGGCTAGCATGCAAGGCCAACCCCAAGGTGGCATCCTACTGCCAGGAAGGTTGGCTAGCATGCAAGGCCAACCCCTATTGGCAGAAGGAGGAGTGTCCCTGAAAAGCAACATCCCTGCATCTCAGAGCAGCATGACAACTAAGTCCAGCACCACAGTTGGCCGAGTCCCCACCTACCGCAAGGTGGTGGTGCAGGAGGAGAAACTCACTGAACTGTGA